A section of the Candidatus Binatia bacterium genome encodes:
- a CDS encoding DNA methyltransferase: protein MNQSEIVNFLWSVADLIRDTFKRGKYQDVILPLTVLRRLDCVLAPTKGKVLQTQARFKGKLENLDPQLRAASGFAFYNTSRYDFEKLLADAPHLAANLRNYIAGFSPNMREVLERFDFDNTISKLDEAGLLYKVLERFKNVDLHPDYVDNPTMGMIFEELIRRFNEALNENPGEHFTPRDVVHLMVDLMLAGDEDRIRRKGIVCTVYDPCCGSGGMLMITKEHITVGWRRNGEVIRGPINPEAEIHLFGQEVNPETWAVSKSDLFIKDPTGRDADNIAFGSVLSNDKHAGRTFDYLIANPPYGKDWKRDEEAVRAEHERGASGRFAPGLPRISDGQLLFLLHMIAHMKPAREGGSRLAIIMNGSPLFTGDAGSGESEIRRYVLENDLVEAIIALPEQLFYNTGIATYVWVLTNRKAEARRGKVQLIDASSFWVPMRKSLGDKRREIPPEKAWDIVKILMDFKDGDTRIVEKDGKREEIVVSKIFPTTRFGYRKITVERPLRLNFQASPERSARLEEERGFQALAESKKKGAAAEKERAEGRKLKEAIRKLLLALPDTLFKDREEFERVLDDATREAGLKIPAPVHKAILSALSERDETAEICRDKDGNPEPDPELRDTENVPLPEGDDPADAEGVPASVRTFFKREVKPHVPDAWIDTARRDPKDGKVGLVGYEINFNRYFYRYTPPRPLEDIEADIRALEQEIVRMLAEVTGGGAGR from the coding sequence ATGAACCAGAGCGAAATCGTCAATTTCCTGTGGAGCGTCGCGGACTTGATCCGCGACACGTTCAAGCGCGGCAAGTATCAGGATGTGATCCTGCCGCTGACGGTGCTGCGCCGGCTCGACTGCGTCCTGGCGCCGACCAAAGGCAAGGTGCTCCAGACCCAGGCGCGTTTCAAGGGCAAGCTCGAGAACCTCGATCCGCAACTGCGTGCGGCCTCCGGCTTCGCATTCTACAACACCTCGCGCTACGACTTCGAGAAGCTCCTGGCCGATGCACCCCATCTCGCGGCCAACCTGCGCAACTACATCGCCGGCTTCAGCCCCAATATGCGCGAGGTGCTGGAGCGGTTCGACTTCGACAACACCATCTCCAAGCTCGATGAGGCAGGCCTTCTCTACAAAGTGCTCGAGCGCTTCAAGAACGTGGACCTGCACCCCGACTACGTGGACAACCCCACCATGGGGATGATCTTCGAGGAACTCATCCGGCGCTTCAACGAGGCGCTCAACGAGAATCCAGGTGAGCACTTTACGCCGCGTGACGTCGTGCACTTGATGGTGGATCTCATGCTGGCGGGCGACGAAGACCGCATCCGGCGCAAGGGCATTGTTTGTACCGTCTACGATCCCTGCTGCGGGTCCGGCGGGATGCTCATGATCACCAAGGAACACATCACCGTGGGCTGGCGGCGGAACGGGGAGGTGATCCGCGGGCCGATCAACCCAGAGGCGGAGATCCACCTCTTCGGCCAGGAGGTCAATCCCGAGACCTGGGCGGTCTCGAAGTCCGATCTTTTCATCAAGGATCCGACCGGCCGCGATGCCGACAACATCGCCTTTGGCAGCGTGCTCTCCAACGACAAACACGCCGGGCGCACCTTTGACTATCTCATCGCCAATCCACCCTACGGCAAGGACTGGAAGCGCGACGAAGAGGCGGTGCGGGCCGAGCACGAACGGGGCGCAAGCGGGCGGTTTGCTCCGGGACTCCCGCGCATCAGCGATGGGCAGCTTCTCTTCCTGCTCCACATGATTGCGCACATGAAACCGGCGCGCGAAGGTGGCTCGCGCCTGGCCATCATCATGAACGGCTCGCCGCTTTTTACTGGCGATGCCGGGAGCGGCGAGAGTGAAATCCGCCGCTATGTGCTCGAGAACGATCTCGTCGAGGCGATTATCGCCCTGCCCGAGCAGCTCTTCTACAACACCGGCATCGCAACATACGTGTGGGTCCTCACCAACCGCAAGGCCGAGGCGCGCCGAGGCAAGGTGCAGCTCATCGACGCTTCGTCCTTCTGGGTGCCGATGCGCAAGAGCCTGGGCGACAAGCGTCGCGAGATCCCGCCCGAGAAGGCCTGGGACATCGTCAAGATCCTCATGGATTTCAAGGACGGGGATACCCGCATCGTCGAAAAGGACGGCAAGCGCGAAGAGATCGTGGTCAGCAAAATCTTCCCCACGACCCGCTTTGGCTACCGAAAGATCACCGTGGAGCGCCCGCTGCGCCTCAACTTTCAGGCGTCTCCGGAGCGCAGCGCGAGGCTGGAGGAGGAACGGGGCTTTCAGGCGCTGGCGGAGTCGAAGAAAAAGGGCGCTGCGGCCGAGAAGGAACGCGCCGAAGGGCGAAAGCTTAAGGAGGCCATCCGCAAGCTCCTGCTCGCGCTGCCCGATACCCTCTTCAAGGACCGCGAGGAATTCGAGCGCGTGCTCGATGACGCCACCCGCGAAGCCGGCCTGAAGATCCCGGCTCCGGTGCACAAAGCGATTCTTTCCGCCCTGAGCGAGCGCGACGAGACCGCGGAAATCTGCCGAGACAAGGACGGCAATCCCGAGCCCGACCCCGAGCTGCGCGATACCGAAAACGTGCCGCTTCCCGAGGGCGACGATCCCGCGGACGCCGAAGGTGTTCCCGCCAGCGTTCGTACCTTCTTCAAGCGGGAGGTCAAACCCCACGTCCCGGATGCCTGGATCGACACCGCCAGGCGCGACCCGAAGGACGGCAAAGTGGGTCTTGTCGGCTACGAGATCAACTTCAACCGCTACTTTTACCGCTACACGCCGCCGCGGCCGCTCGAGGACATCGAAGCCGACATCCGCGCGCTGGAGCAAGAAATCGTGCGGATGCTGGCGGAGGTGACGGGAGGCGGTGCCGGCCGGTAG
- the paaG gene encoding enoyl-CoA hydratase, producing MEFETLLYEENNGVAWVTLNRPQRLNAFNFRMQEELRELWRSLRHNESVRCIVLTGAGDKAFCTGIDRDEALSPQPASSVRVGAASSPFMFDDPSAYIGPKTCDLWKPVIAAVNGMACGGAFYLLGEVEFIIAAEHATFFDPHVTYGMAAVFEPIHMLQKMPFHEIMRLSLLGNHERMSARRAYEIGLVSEVVPFAELRSAAAWAAEAIAKAPERAVQATMRALWTALDLRRSAALALGFAFIGLGTDRAALEAGQALFRSGQRVQWKLR from the coding sequence ATGGAGTTCGAAACGCTGCTCTATGAAGAGAACAATGGCGTAGCATGGGTGACCCTCAACCGCCCACAACGGCTGAACGCCTTCAATTTTCGGATGCAGGAGGAGCTACGGGAGCTCTGGCGATCATTACGTCACAACGAAAGCGTTCGTTGTATCGTGCTCACCGGTGCCGGGGACAAAGCCTTTTGTACAGGTATCGATCGGGATGAGGCACTGAGCCCTCAGCCGGCAAGCTCCGTTCGGGTCGGAGCCGCATCGTCTCCGTTCATGTTCGATGACCCGTCCGCCTACATCGGGCCAAAGACATGTGATTTGTGGAAGCCAGTGATCGCCGCCGTCAATGGGATGGCGTGTGGAGGAGCTTTTTATCTGCTGGGAGAGGTCGAATTTATCATTGCCGCGGAGCATGCAACGTTTTTCGACCCCCATGTGACCTACGGTATGGCCGCGGTGTTCGAGCCCATCCACATGCTGCAGAAGATGCCGTTTCATGAGATCATGCGCTTGAGCTTGCTTGGAAACCACGAGCGGATGTCTGCGCGTCGGGCCTACGAGATTGGGCTGGTATCGGAAGTTGTGCCGTTTGCCGAGCTCCGCAGCGCAGCGGCGTGGGCGGCCGAGGCGATTGCCAAGGCTCCAGAGCGGGCGGTGCAAGCGACCATGCGAGCACTGTGGACTGCCCTGGACCTTCGCCGTTCGGCAGCATTGGCTTTGGGCTTTGCATTCATCGGCTTGGGGACGGATCGTGCGGCCTTAGAGGCCGGCCAGGCCTTGTTTCGGTCGGGCCAGCGAGTCCAATGGAAGTTGCGCTAG
- a CDS encoding 6-aminohexanoate-cyclic-dimer hydrolase, whose amino-acid sequence MSGVWIEGDATDQAAAVRSGAVKAEELIEAAIERVERVNPQLNAVILPLFDRARDAVRQGLPDGPFRGVPLLLKDLICHTAGDPFHCGSRYLQRRNFRAAADTYLAQRFRAAGFVVLGKTNVPEFGPIPTTEPLAYGATRNPWNLEYSPGGSSGGSAAAVAARLVAVAHGNDGGGSIRIPASATGLFGLKPSRGRVSLGPDWGDLWDGAVAEHVLTLSVRDSAAVLDCISGPMPGDPVIAPPPRGKFIEAVHCAPQPLRIGWLDRVPSGWATVHPECRAAVQEAATLLESLGHRVEEAYPKALEEAELQQYFGTIVMASVAAELAHWIAVIGEPPAEDDLEPHTRYLLAGGREISAVQWIEAQTWLQRFARRVASWWESGFDVLLTPTMAEPPPRLGEVCGTAEEPMRGFQRSIPMVAFTAPFNVTGQPAASVPFYWSSEGLPIGVQLVAAYGQEELLFSLARQLEEARPWMGRKPPICAG is encoded by the coding sequence ATGAGCGGCGTATGGATCGAGGGGGATGCCACGGACCAGGCAGCGGCCGTGCGCTCCGGAGCTGTGAAGGCGGAAGAACTGATCGAAGCGGCAATCGAACGCGTCGAGCGGGTCAACCCGCAGCTCAATGCTGTAATCCTCCCGCTGTTCGACCGGGCGCGCGACGCCGTCCGGCAGGGGTTGCCCGATGGTCCGTTTCGCGGAGTGCCACTGCTTTTGAAAGACCTGATTTGCCACACCGCCGGGGATCCCTTTCATTGCGGGTCGCGGTATCTCCAGCGCAGGAATTTTCGTGCGGCGGCGGACACTTATTTGGCTCAGCGCTTTCGCGCGGCGGGGTTCGTCGTCCTCGGCAAGACCAACGTTCCCGAATTTGGGCCAATCCCCACCACCGAGCCGCTGGCATACGGGGCGACGCGGAACCCTTGGAACCTCGAGTACTCGCCCGGAGGCTCCAGCGGAGGATCGGCGGCAGCTGTGGCGGCGCGCCTGGTTGCCGTAGCGCACGGCAATGACGGGGGTGGTTCCATCCGGATTCCTGCGAGCGCCACCGGATTGTTTGGGCTCAAGCCAAGTCGAGGGCGAGTATCTCTGGGGCCCGATTGGGGCGATTTGTGGGACGGTGCGGTTGCAGAGCACGTGTTGACCCTGTCGGTACGCGATTCGGCAGCCGTTTTGGATTGCATTAGTGGGCCGATGCCCGGTGACCCTGTGATCGCACCTCCCCCGCGAGGAAAATTCATCGAGGCTGTCCATTGCGCGCCGCAGCCATTGCGCATCGGGTGGCTCGATCGTGTTCCCAGCGGCTGGGCTACCGTGCATCCCGAGTGCCGCGCTGCTGTGCAGGAGGCTGCTACTCTTTTGGAGTCGTTGGGGCATCGAGTCGAGGAAGCATACCCAAAAGCTCTGGAGGAGGCGGAATTGCAGCAGTACTTTGGCACCATCGTGATGGCGTCGGTCGCTGCGGAATTGGCGCACTGGATCGCTGTGATTGGCGAGCCGCCTGCAGAGGACGACCTCGAGCCGCACACGCGTTACTTGCTCGCCGGGGGCCGCGAGATTTCGGCCGTGCAGTGGATCGAGGCGCAGACTTGGTTGCAACGGTTTGCGCGGCGCGTGGCCAGTTGGTGGGAATCGGGTTTCGATGTGTTGTTGACGCCGACGATGGCCGAGCCACCCCCTCGGTTGGGAGAGGTTTGCGGTACAGCGGAGGAACCCATGCGCGGCTTTCAACGAAGTATCCCGATGGTCGCCTTTACCGCACCCTTCAACGTTACCGGCCAACCCGCAGCCTCTGTGCCGTTTTACTGGTCGTCAGAGGGCTTGCCGATCGGCGTGCAACTCGTGGCTGCGTACGGCCAAGAGGAGTTGCTGTTCTCGCTGGCGCGACAACTCGAGGAAGCCCGGCCTTGGATGGGCAGAAAACCCCCGATATGTGCCGGATAA
- a CDS encoding TetR family transcriptional regulator produces the protein MTESSEERPPEGVQAAREKILLAAARLFAERGYESTSLAEVARAAKVSKALIFWHFDNKQQLYLSALQKNLEPYHIDREELAGLEEPEQIVRLIEAFYQFVNDNVYSVRFFMTLMLRGEHSITDANQPLQSHDSLQRVNELYGAFRQSFAEIIHRGQNRGLFKPNLNPEREAALILVTLVGTLAQQFMLGEPAARCKELIDYYQTALFERLRRDSQNQPSKTSPVV, from the coding sequence ATGACGGAGTCCAGCGAGGAGCGTCCGCCGGAAGGAGTCCAAGCGGCGCGGGAAAAAATTTTGCTTGCAGCCGCGCGGCTGTTTGCGGAGCGAGGGTACGAGTCTACCTCGCTTGCCGAGGTGGCGCGCGCGGCGAAGGTGAGCAAGGCACTGATTTTTTGGCACTTCGACAACAAACAGCAGCTTTATCTCAGTGCCTTGCAAAAGAACCTCGAGCCGTATCACATCGACCGCGAGGAACTCGCTGGTTTAGAGGAGCCAGAGCAAATCGTCCGCCTCATCGAGGCGTTTTACCAGTTCGTTAATGACAACGTGTACTCAGTGCGCTTTTTCATGACCCTCATGCTCCGCGGCGAGCACTCGATCACCGACGCGAACCAACCGTTGCAGAGCCACGATAGCCTCCAGCGCGTCAATGAGCTCTACGGGGCTTTCCGCCAATCCTTCGCCGAGATCATCCATCGCGGGCAGAATCGCGGGCTGTTCAAACCTAATTTGAATCCGGAACGCGAAGCTGCCTTGATCTTGGTGACGCTGGTGGGCACGCTCGCACAGCAATTCATGCTCGGCGAGCCGGCTGCACGGTGTAAGGAGCTCATCGACTACTACCAGACTGCGCTCTTCGAACGACTGCGGCGGGACTCGCAGAATCAGCCAAGCAAGACCTCGCCCGTGGTGTAG
- the nrdA gene encoding ribonucleoside-diphosphate reductase subunit alpha: MANGSARRKRERAVMSNVGVTEFEEAKPRRGLHVRRYFTQPGVNPFDCVEWEIRKAVITGEKGEVVFEQDNVEVPKSWSQLATSVVVSKYFRGPLGSPERERSVRQLIGRVVRTLRAWGEEQGYFATPEDAEAFSAELTHLLVEQKMAFNSPVWFNVGIEPRPQCSACFILSVDDTMESILNWYRNEGIIFKGGSGSGVNLSRIRSSKEKLAGGGTASGPVSFMKAADASAGVIKSGGKTRRAAKMVVLNVDHPDIVEFIRCKEEEEKKAWALIDAGYDGSLDGPAYSSVFFQNANNSVRVPDAFMRAVENDGVWHTRYVLTGEICQEYRARELFRMIAEAAWVCGDPGMQFDTTINDWHTCPNAGRINASNPCSEYMHLDNSACNLASLNLMRFVDDAGNFDVEAFRHAVDVTILAQDIIVDHSSYPTPEIERNARRYRQLGLGYANLGALLMSLGLPYDSEAGRQYAAAVTALMCGEAYLQSCRIAEAMGPFDGYAADRDGMLRVLRKHTSYAHKLDPSCVPLELLASARQVWDETVATAERVGVRNSQVTVLAPTGTIAFMMDCDTTGVEPDIALVKYKKLVGGGMLKIVNSTVPRALKRLGYESHEIQRIVEYIDENDTIEGAPGLKEEHLPVFDCAFKPARGSRSIHYMGHLRMMGAVQPFISGAISKTINMPNSATVEDIMDAYMAAWRLGLKAVAIYRDGCKRTQPLNTSRTATQASPNEFRPVRRKLPNDCQSVRHKFDIAGHEGYIHVGLYEDGKPGEIFIKIAKEGSTVSGLMDTIGILTSMALQYGVPLEVLVDKFSHVRFEPSGFTKNPEIPFAKSLIDYIFRFLGSRFLSPEQRSQMGIVVAAAELEPVRASAAEGVGQAASVAALGFSPQSDAPSCSDCGAIMVRNGSCYKCMNCGATSGCS, encoded by the coding sequence ATGGCGAACGGCAGCGCAAGGAGAAAGCGAGAACGAGCTGTGATGTCAAATGTCGGGGTAACCGAGTTCGAAGAGGCCAAACCTCGGCGAGGCCTGCACGTGCGGCGTTATTTTACGCAGCCCGGGGTGAATCCGTTCGACTGTGTGGAGTGGGAAATCCGCAAGGCAGTGATCACCGGAGAGAAGGGTGAAGTTGTTTTCGAGCAGGATAATGTGGAGGTTCCCAAGTCCTGGTCGCAATTGGCGACGAGTGTGGTGGTTTCCAAGTATTTCCGCGGGCCGCTGGGAAGCCCGGAACGGGAGCGAAGTGTCCGGCAACTCATCGGACGCGTGGTGCGGACGCTGCGGGCTTGGGGGGAGGAACAAGGGTACTTTGCGACTCCAGAGGACGCAGAGGCGTTTTCGGCCGAACTCACCCACCTGCTCGTGGAACAAAAAATGGCGTTCAATAGCCCGGTGTGGTTCAACGTGGGGATCGAGCCACGCCCGCAGTGTTCCGCGTGTTTCATCCTTTCGGTGGACGATACCATGGAATCGATCCTCAACTGGTACCGCAACGAAGGGATCATTTTTAAAGGAGGGTCCGGCTCCGGCGTCAACTTGTCGCGAATTCGTTCCTCCAAGGAGAAGCTGGCTGGGGGCGGAACGGCCTCCGGCCCAGTTTCATTCATGAAAGCCGCGGATGCCTCCGCGGGCGTCATCAAGTCGGGCGGGAAAACGCGGCGTGCCGCGAAGATGGTCGTGCTGAACGTGGACCATCCGGATATCGTCGAGTTCATTCGCTGCAAAGAAGAGGAAGAAAAAAAGGCTTGGGCGCTCATCGATGCGGGCTACGATGGATCGTTGGACGGCCCGGCTTACAGTTCCGTATTTTTTCAGAATGCGAATAATTCGGTTCGTGTGCCCGATGCGTTTATGCGGGCGGTGGAAAACGACGGCGTTTGGCACACCCGCTATGTACTGACGGGCGAGATTTGTCAGGAATACCGTGCTCGCGAACTCTTCCGGATGATTGCAGAGGCGGCGTGGGTGTGTGGCGACCCGGGAATGCAGTTCGACACCACGATTAACGATTGGCATACCTGCCCGAACGCAGGCCGAATTAACGCCTCGAACCCGTGCTCGGAATACATGCACCTGGATAACTCGGCATGTAACCTCGCCTCCCTGAACCTGATGAGATTCGTCGACGACGCCGGGAATTTTGATGTCGAGGCCTTTCGCCATGCCGTGGATGTGACCATCCTGGCGCAAGACATCATCGTGGATCACTCGAGCTATCCCACACCCGAGATCGAACGCAACGCGCGCCGGTATCGCCAGCTTGGGCTAGGGTATGCGAACTTGGGGGCTTTGCTGATGTCGTTAGGCTTGCCGTACGATTCGGAGGCCGGCCGGCAATATGCCGCCGCCGTGACGGCGCTGATGTGTGGAGAGGCTTACCTCCAATCGTGCCGTATCGCCGAAGCCATGGGCCCATTTGACGGGTACGCGGCGGATCGCGACGGAATGCTGCGCGTGCTCCGGAAGCACACCAGTTACGCGCACAAGCTCGACCCCAGTTGCGTGCCGCTGGAGCTGCTCGCCTCCGCACGCCAGGTGTGGGACGAGACAGTTGCGACTGCGGAACGAGTCGGGGTGCGCAACTCCCAAGTGACAGTGCTGGCACCCACCGGAACGATCGCATTTATGATGGATTGTGACACCACCGGGGTGGAGCCGGACATCGCATTGGTGAAATACAAGAAGCTGGTGGGCGGCGGGATGCTCAAGATTGTGAATTCCACAGTCCCGCGCGCTCTCAAGCGCCTGGGGTACGAGTCGCACGAGATTCAACGTATCGTGGAATACATTGACGAAAACGACACGATCGAAGGAGCCCCCGGACTCAAGGAAGAGCACTTGCCCGTGTTCGACTGCGCCTTCAAGCCAGCACGGGGTAGCCGCTCGATCCATTACATGGGCCATTTGCGGATGATGGGAGCCGTGCAGCCATTTATTTCCGGTGCGATCTCGAAAACCATCAACATGCCCAACTCGGCCACCGTCGAAGATATTATGGATGCCTACATGGCGGCGTGGCGCTTGGGGCTAAAGGCAGTGGCGATTTATCGCGATGGCTGCAAGCGCACGCAACCGCTGAATACCTCGCGCACCGCAACTCAGGCGAGCCCAAACGAGTTCCGGCCCGTGCGGCGCAAACTCCCGAACGACTGCCAGTCTGTGCGCCACAAGTTCGATATTGCTGGTCACGAGGGTTACATCCACGTTGGCTTGTACGAGGATGGGAAGCCCGGCGAGATCTTCATTAAGATTGCCAAGGAGGGCAGCACGGTGTCCGGACTCATGGATACGATTGGGATTCTGACCTCGATGGCGCTGCAGTACGGTGTCCCCTTGGAAGTCTTGGTGGACAAGTTCAGCCATGTGCGATTCGAACCTTCGGGCTTCACCAAAAACCCAGAAATCCCGTTTGCAAAATCGCTCATCGACTACATTTTCCGCTTCCTCGGGTCGCGCTTTTTGAGTCCGGAGCAACGCTCCCAAATGGGAATTGTCGTTGCGGCAGCAGAGCTGGAGCCGGTCCGGGCAAGTGCTGCGGAGGGCGTGGGGCAAGCGGCAAGCGTCGCGGCACTGGGGTTTAGCCCGCAGTCGGACGCACCGAGTTGCTCCGATTGCGGCGCGATCATGGTCCGCAACGGCAGTTGCTACAAGTGCATGAACTGCGGAGCGACCAGCGGCTGCTCCTGA
- a CDS encoding beta-glucosidase, giving the protein MEVFPDGFLWGAATSAYQIEGAWNEDGKGPSIWDVFAHTPGKILDGSTGDVACDHYHRYREDVALMADLGLHAYRFSISWPRVLPTGRGPLNPKGLDFYDRLVDSLCEHRITPFATLYHWDLPQALQETGGWESRETAQAFADYAAIVTRRLGDRIRHWITLNEPLAVVVAGYVLGIHPPGRQDPKVAAQVSHHLNLGHALAVRAIRSVAPTASVGITHVALPVYPASPSEADHQAAHRWDCFVNRWFWEPSLTGHYPAEGWELLGPMVPDVAPGDEELLQEAIDFFGHNSYTRAVVRADAGVPILGAVPVPQTGKPHTGMGWEVYPDHLYDSLSRIHRDYRPPAIFITENGAAYPDELRNGQVLDPERVSYLREHLLRAARAIADGVPLRGYFCWSLLDNFEWTFGYTQRFGIVYVDFGSQKRVIKQSGYFFSQVARSNAVQDFPPR; this is encoded by the coding sequence ATGGAGGTATTTCCGGACGGTTTTCTTTGGGGCGCGGCCACGTCGGCATATCAAATCGAGGGTGCCTGGAACGAGGATGGGAAAGGCCCTTCGATTTGGGACGTCTTCGCCCACACGCCGGGAAAAATTCTCGACGGGAGCACCGGGGACGTCGCTTGCGACCACTATCACCGCTACCGCGAGGACGTGGCCTTGATGGCGGACCTTGGGCTCCATGCCTACCGGTTTTCCATCTCGTGGCCTCGCGTGTTGCCTACAGGACGAGGCCCGCTGAACCCGAAAGGGCTCGATTTTTATGACCGGCTGGTGGACTCCCTGTGCGAGCATCGCATTACACCATTTGCCACCTTGTATCACTGGGATTTGCCACAGGCTCTCCAAGAAACTGGCGGTTGGGAGTCGCGGGAAACGGCACAAGCTTTTGCCGATTATGCCGCCATTGTGACCCGCCGGCTCGGAGACCGCATCCGCCATTGGATCACCCTGAACGAGCCGCTGGCTGTGGTAGTCGCAGGATATGTGCTGGGTATCCACCCGCCGGGCCGGCAAGATCCGAAAGTGGCGGCTCAGGTCTCGCACCATCTGAACTTAGGGCACGCACTTGCCGTGCGGGCAATCCGCAGTGTTGCTCCCACGGCCTCCGTAGGAATTACCCACGTCGCTCTGCCGGTGTACCCGGCCTCTCCCTCCGAGGCGGACCACCAAGCAGCACACCGCTGGGACTGTTTCGTCAATCGTTGGTTTTGGGAACCCAGCCTCACGGGGCACTACCCAGCCGAGGGTTGGGAGTTGCTCGGCCCGATGGTCCCCGACGTTGCACCCGGAGACGAAGAACTGCTCCAGGAGGCGATCGACTTCTTTGGCCACAACAGTTACACGCGCGCCGTGGTACGTGCCGACGCGGGAGTGCCGATTCTCGGTGCTGTTCCAGTACCGCAAACCGGGAAGCCCCACACCGGCATGGGGTGGGAAGTTTATCCGGACCATCTGTACGATTCGCTCAGCCGGATTCACCGCGACTATCGTCCGCCCGCCATTTTCATCACGGAAAATGGGGCAGCTTATCCGGATGAGCTGCGCAACGGGCAAGTGCTGGATCCCGAGCGCGTCAGCTACTTGCGGGAGCACCTCTTACGGGCAGCGCGAGCGATTGCCGACGGCGTACCTCTTCGGGGTTATTTTTGCTGGTCGCTCCTCGATAACTTCGAATGGACTTTCGGATACACGCAGCGATTCGGCATCGTTTACGTGGACTTTGGTTCGCAAAAGCGCGTGATCAAACAAAGTGGGTACTTCTTTTCACAAGTCGCGAGGAGCAATGCCGTCCAAGACTTCCCGCCGCGCTAA
- a CDS encoding NTP pyrophosphohydrolase translates to MPSKTSRRAKTRRIPGVPEISAGCVVTRSRGGNLEVLLIHPRGATFRKPLFGIPKGHVEPGEAVREAALRETQEETGLHVRIVGDLGTIRQKSGKIVHGFWAVVEPASEVLIDERGRCTAADPKEVDVCRFYPVERAASLMIPAQREFLDRLRAMMSSGAAESTS, encoded by the coding sequence ATGCCGTCCAAGACTTCCCGCCGCGCTAAAACCCGGCGCATACCTGGCGTACCGGAAATTTCTGCGGGCTGCGTGGTGACACGTTCCCGAGGAGGCAACTTGGAAGTTCTACTCATCCACCCCCGCGGGGCGACTTTCCGAAAGCCACTGTTTGGTATTCCCAAGGGACACGTGGAACCGGGCGAGGCGGTGCGGGAAGCAGCGCTGCGCGAAACACAGGAGGAAACCGGTTTGCACGTTCGTATTGTGGGGGATTTAGGAACGATCCGGCAAAAGTCCGGCAAAATTGTCCACGGCTTTTGGGCGGTGGTGGAACCCGCGAGCGAGGTCCTCATCGACGAGCGGGGCCGGTGTACGGCTGCAGACCCCAAGGAAGTGGATGTATGCCGTTTCTACCCGGTCGAGCGTGCTGCAAGCCTCATGATTCCAGCACAAAGAGAATTTCTCGATCGCCTGCGCGCAATGATGTCTTCGGGGGCTGCTGAGTCGACCAGCTAG
- a CDS encoding peroxiredoxin — MAIKVGDRLPLQLKLKEMTDNGPRDVSLEEVFRGKKVVVFAVPGAFTPTCSAKHLPGFIEKADEIKAKGVDDIVCIAVNDVFVMGAWGKASGATGKVRLLADGNGEFTKAVGLELDASGFGMGLRSQRYAMIVNDGVVEELLVEPGPGLSVSSAESVLAKLG; from the coding sequence ATGGCAATCAAAGTTGGAGATCGCCTGCCGCTGCAACTCAAGCTCAAGGAGATGACCGACAACGGACCGCGCGACGTTAGCCTCGAAGAGGTGTTCCGAGGCAAGAAAGTCGTCGTGTTCGCTGTGCCTGGAGCGTTCACCCCGACCTGCTCGGCCAAGCACTTGCCGGGTTTCATCGAAAAGGCGGATGAAATCAAAGCGAAAGGCGTCGATGACATCGTGTGCATCGCGGTTAACGATGTCTTCGTCATGGGGGCCTGGGGCAAGGCCAGCGGGGCCACCGGGAAGGTGCGCTTGTTGGCAGACGGCAATGGGGAGTTCACCAAGGCTGTCGGCTTGGAGCTTGATGCCAGCGGGTTCGGGATGGGCTTGCGATCCCAGCGCTACGCAATGATCGTCAACGACGGAGTCGTCGAAGAGCTGCTGGTGGAACCAGGTCCTGGCTTGAGCGTGTCCAGCGCCGAGTCCGTCCTGGCCAAACTCGGCTGA